agatgttgttggaccactgccaaagtcctctggcGGGCACCTATACATCCTGGCTACAAccgactacttctcaaaatgggctgaagctgttgctcttaaggaagtaaaaagGGAAAATGTTGCAAATTTCATctgagtaaacattatttatcgctttggcattcctcgttacataataacggataatggaaagccattcgataataggttgatgaataaggtttgtgatctctttggcttcaagcaacgtaactcttcgatgtacaatgttgcggccaatggtctagctgaggcattcaacaaaacTCTATGCAACTTGCTAAAGAAAGTCGtttccaaatccaaacgagattgtaatgaccgtatggaagaagctctatgggcatataggacgacTCACCGCACGCCAACACAAGCAACTCCTTATTCGCTCGTTTATGGAGTCAAAgccgtcttgccacttgagcatcaaataccttcattacgactggatattcaagaagggatcactgatgaagaaaatgctcgacttcgattagcagagttggaggctcttgatgagaagaggttggaagctcaacagagtcttgaatgttatcaagctcgattgtctcgcgccttcaataaaagagttcgcccgagatcctttcaagtaggagatcaagtccttgccgtacgaagacccataattacttcccataaacctgtagggaagttcactccaaaatgggatgggccatatgttgTACAAGAATCTTACTCAAGTGGggcatacaagctggttgatgcagatggcatgagaatcggccctatcaatggcaagattttgaaaaagcactatccttgaagttgcaacgctcctcgacgtacgagcctaaactgcaagtcatgatgctCCTTGATGCATGAGCTTAAACTGCACATTGCTATACTCCTGAcccgcatgagtctaaactgtgtACGGCAAAAAAAAGAGTctgctaggttgaaaacctcgaaaGAGGCGACCtaggcaaaaataaaaaaaaaaaaaaactcatccCTTTGAACTAcgttatgacttgatcctcttcaccgaggtacgtaggcagcttagactttgattctaagttcagtcgcatgagttttcaaaaaataaaagttTGGCATCATCGGATCATTACATTAATTCTACCTAGTGTAGATGCATATATCTATGAGGAAAATGAGACGATTTGCGTTGAAGTATAAAAGATGTCTTATAGCTTCAATAGTACAAAAGTTGATACATCCAAAAAAATATAGAGACAATAGGAATTAGACATTTTTCTATACAAAAGCCTAAATCATGGAGATGATCGTAAACTAGGCTTTGTTGCTGACATGTCTAAATGCTTTTCCAAGTCTGTATGGTGTCTCCACATTTGATGCCATCCTCAATTGTTGGTTGAAGGTCCCAATCACCATGGGAGCCGCCATTGATGAACTTCAAGACTATTAATAAATCAAGTGCAATAGTTGGTGAAGGGGTGACTCCACATCTTGTATGATACCTCGATATGATATCCGAACTCTTTGAGCTTCTTTGCGAGTCTGcaaaagaaataaatgaagagaTAAGAATTTTGACGCATATAGCCAAGCTACTACATGCAAGACTGTAGAGTcaatttcaagaagaaaaaaatatttgtAGGGCAACTCAGAGAGCATAGAGCTAGAAAGCAAGCTCGACAGACGACGGGATCAACTTTGGAAAACTACTGCAGTCCATCTTGAAGACATTCTGCTCCTAACATTTCATATGTTGTAGATTTGGATGTCTAGTTTGTAATAACACAAACCATTTGCAATTTGGAGGCCCCGAGCTCAAGATATGATTTTTTCGCCGGAACTACACGAATCTGAAAGTTACTGCAGTTAGGTGGACTTTGAGAAATTTCTGTTTCTAGCTCGGAAAGAGGTTCTGCCACGAAACTCATAGGTGTTGCAGATCTCTGAGGGTACTTTCTGACGGTGCAAACAGATCTCAATTCGGAGTCTCCTAGCTCGAGATATGAATCATTCGACAGGAGTGCGCAAAGCAGAAACAAATGCAAGGCGGACATCAGGAGCGAATTCAAAATAATATCGCGACCAATCTAAAAGGAGTTCTGCCGCGATATTTTCAGCAAGCAGTGCTGTGAAGCTGAAATGACAGATTGTTGCATCGCCTTCAAAGGTTCATTCCGACTTATCCTGTTGCAAGTTTTGATTCTGCAGAACCAAACGGATTGCAGTTTGGACACTCCTAGGTCGAGATACAGTTTTTTTTCAATGCAAGCATGAAATGCTATGAAGTCAAAGTAGCAGAGATGCACCGAGTGCTTGCTCGCCGAAGTTGGAAAGGCCAACTCCAAGCCTGTTCCGCGCCAATCTGCAAGAATCATGAGTTTCGCCACATGCGCGCTTGCATAGAAGAATACAATTGCTCCAACTCCAAGCCTCTTCCGCGCCAATCCGATGAGAGGTGCCACGTTCTAGCTCTTCAATGATGAACTCGGTCTTCATCTTCGGCATTACCATGGATTTCGAAGGTAAGATGCCAAAGGTCCAGACATATCGCAATTCGGATCCACTATACAAAAGAAAGTACACGAGTTTGAAAGTTTACTGCAGTTAGGCCAACTTCAAGAATTTTCTGTTGACAGCTCGAAAGGAGTTTTGCTATGGAAATCATATGAGTTGTAAGACTCTGAGTTTACCTTCTAACAGAGCAAACGGATTTCAATTCCGATTCCCCTAGCTCAAGATACATTGTTTTTCGCTGAAAGTACACGAATCGGAAAGTTTACTGTGGTTAGGCCAACTTCAAAAAATTTCTGTTGACAGTCCGAAAGGAGTTTTGCTATGTATGAGTTGTAAGACTCTGAGTGTAATTTCTAACAGAGCAAACAGACTTCAATTCCGATTCCCCTAGCTCAAGATACATTATTTTTCGCTGAAAGTACGCGACTCGGAAAGTTTACTGCGGTTAGGCCAATTTCAAAAAATTTCTGTTGACAGTCCGAAAGGAGTTTTGCTATGAAAATAATATGAGTTGTAAGCCCCTAAATTTTCTTTCTAACGGAGCAAACGGATTTCAATTCCGATTGCTCTAGCTCAAGATACATTGTTTCTCGCTGAAAGTACGCGAATTGGAAAGTTTACTGCAGTAAGGTCGACTTGGAGAATTTTCTATTGACAGCCTTGAAGGAGTCCTAATATGAAATGCATACATGTTGAAGGTCTCTAAGTTTACTTCCTAACAACATAGACAGATCAAAATTCTGACACTCCTAGCTCGGGATATGATGTTCTACGCTGAAAGTATGCAAACCTGTAAAGTTACTGCAGTTAGAACAAATTTAAGAAACTACTGCAACTAATCCAGAAGGAATTTTGGTCTGAAATCTGACTTAAAGATTAACTTCAGGAATCAGCTTGGACCAACACGGAAGGAATTTCAAGGTGCATGAAGTGAATGACACATGTTGTAATAGAAAATAACTCTGCCACACGTGATCTTCACTACCTCTCTAGCATCATATCATGAAGCTTTTGTTGTGTACTATTTTCTGAACTTGGCGTAGGCTTTCAATACAAATGGACGCACTGCGAAGTCCCTAAAGAACATGTGAGCAAGTCGTCCAGTTAGAAGTCATCAAATACGTGCATTCAGTAAAGAGTCACCTAAATATGTTTGTCACCGAATGGAGTCCATGGCTCGCGTTTGGGAATGGTCATTCGACTAAAGCCTCCATGAGTAGCTGGCTGCAACAAAGAAACCTTCATCTGTTCCAATGCAGTAGAAACTGaactataaaaataaaaacaaaggaaaTTCTTCTAAGAAACATAATTAAAGCAGCGCAGCAACTTTGAACACTATCGGCAAAATAACTTACCATTATGCAGTAAACATAGCCGATCGAGCTCAAGTATTGCGACGCTAAAAAAGTGTAGCAGCGTTTCAAGCCAAAAGATGTGAAATCGAGCTCAAGTATTGCGACGCTAAAAAGTGTAGCAGCGTTTCATTCGGCAATGTCTCCAACAACAGAGCAAAGAATCTGAAAAAGCAACTTTGGTAGTTCAATGACCTTTCTTAGTAGCATCAGGAAGCAGCGATTAACAAACACAGGGTGCAATTCTAACCAACAACACACCAAAAATGGGAATTATACAAAAGTGTAAAGACGGAGAATCGGCCAAGCAAAGAATCCGAGCGTCATATGTTTTAGAAATAAACTGTTTCAGAACTATGATACCAGTTAGTTTTTCTCGATTAACCTCGATATACCTGTATAATTCATCCATGCCATAATTCACAGGAAACTCAAAATTCAATGGGACAGTGCAAATAAAAAAGAAAGTACTTTTATTGCGCTAAGAAAAGAAATATCAATACATGATATCCgtctaaaaaaaaagggaaagaggcAGGGGGccctaaataaaaataaataaaaaaatctaaAGCTATGGAAAAGGTTTGAAGCTAAGGATTTTCTGGAGACTCATTTTAACTGCATCTTTCAAGAGGGACAATTTCTCTGCTTCATCATCCGACAACGGAACGTTCGCCTCAATGGTATAAATCTCGCCTTCGGTAACGGTGATTTTCTGTTGACTTTTGGACAGCTTCTCTTATTGTTTATTCAGGAGCACGGTGATCTTATTCTTTTTAGAGGTCAGGGCTGCTAATTGTGTCTCGACACTCGCAAGAGCCACTTGAAGTCTTTCAGCGGACTCATTTGCCTTCCCATATTCCAACTTCACATCATCGAGGCGTTGTTGTGCGTTAGAGAGTGAATCTTGGTGTAATTCTTTACTCATCTTGGACGATCTTAAAGCATCATACTCTGTATAAGTCTTGAAGAAAGCTTCAACTGGATCCTCCAAAGTAGAAATATCAATGATATTCTCTCTTTGTATTTCCGTAAGAGTCAAACTAATACTTTCCTCCAACTTCATAAAGCTGTCCGTGGAATCTACAGAGAACTCCTTGATCCACTCGCACAATCCACGCCACATCACAGAAACAAAAGTCGATTTGGCACGACAAATAGTCTCATGCAGCTCTTTGCTTGAAGCACCAGGCTGCAATGGCCATAAGGAAGGCCTGAACGATTTCGGGTGCATGACCTCAGTTGTAGCAGCCGCACCTTCACTCATCACAGCTGGTTGGATAAACTTTCTATGAACCGGAGAAGAAGAATATGGCTTTCTAGGTGGAATTAACTCCACTGAAGAAGCTCCACCCATACCATGATCCTTAGAACCATTTGGTGACTTGTGGGAGCTCTTTGCAGTCATACCAAGATCATCTATGTCGGCAAAGCAATCCTCAATAATGTCACCCCTAAGCTCATCATTTCATAATTCTTGAAGATCTGACTAAAAAGAATatatagaagaagaaaaagctgTTAgtattcaaaaaaagaaaaaagaaaaaaaaagtaaataaagtaATAGGAATACAAACAGAAAGAATTCTACTTGTTCTGGTAATTCAGGGAATGCATTGTTAAGCCCGTATCCTCATCcacaaaggcatcatcctcaatAATGATGGTATCTAAGATAGCAGTACCGCAACAGTCGTCACCCAACTCCTTCGCCTTCTTGTTCGGACGGTTCCAATGGTGGTCTTCGCTGGATTCACTCTCTATTGGACTGGAAGATGATTTTTCTCTTCACAAAGTGGCACAAGGCTGGTCTCTCTATCACTGCCCTGGTTTGACGAAACTAGGTGCTTCTTCCTTTTGCAAGAGTCGCTGGATACCTTGGGGGTAGTAGTAATTGTCTTCAAGGCCAATGAAAGTCGCCTAACTTTCTTTTTCACCGGTGCATCCACATCCTTCACGACTTTGGACGTGGAAAGGGTCTGGGCTGCTTGCGGAAGATCATTTGACTTCGTCTTAGGCTTGGAAGAAGGAGAAGTTAGCTTTACTTTCAGTCGACTCGGGACCCCTTTGGATCGCACATGCACTTGATCTTGCCTTGGACTTGTCGAAACAATATGAGGGCTCTTTTTTGAAGGATCTAGTCGATGTATTGGCCACCAGTCTATGTACTCACGAGTCACTAAAGGCACATCGTTTATCGGATGTACTGGAACAATGAATTTTGAGAAGGTTCCAAGACGTGTGGATGAATCCCAAAGTTGCACTAGTGCCTGCAACGTACCATCATAGGGCTGCTCCATAAGATCTCCAGGGATGTCTTGGCAAAAACCAAATTGCCTACTAAACCTGTGAGGGCTGTAGGACTCCACGATAAAAGTATCATCATGCCTAAGGGTGAGATAGCTAGAGCGAAGAGATATAAAAAATTCGCTGAACGAATCTGAAAGTTTGCCATTGTCTGTAAAGTGTAACTCTTTGCCACGCAACAATGCCAAATGGTGGAGTTGACGGGCATCATCACGTTGGAACAACCTTCGAGCATCAGAAAGGTTGAAATATTTAGCCATTTTCTCGCATGAAATTTTGCATAAGGGTAAACTTCGGTGCGTGTGATTAACACGATGGTAGGTCTCAAAATACTCTACCATCCAGCCATACACATAGTGTATGGGAAAAATTACATCACTTGCAATCAGGTCATTGGAAGTGGAGATCTCCTTCAAGCCACGATATATGCTAGCAAGGACCGGGACAACTAAAGAGAATTTTACTCCATGAGCCATTAAGCTTGCAACTTTGAAAACACTAGCACGAACGTGGTCACCCTTCTTATTTGGAAGCACAAACTTACAGAGCCAACATGCAAGGAAAGCCGCCAAGTTAGTCTTATTTATAAGAGACTCCTCCACATCTATCTCGATAAAGGGGGCATTCTCCTCGTCTATTCGTGGTAAGAAGGTTTTGTCTATACGTCCCGAAGGATTATGATTCTGCCTCGGCTTGGTGGTCCGCACCTTCGACGTCTTTTGCAGAGGCTTAGCATACCTGCTCGGCCCTCTAAACTAGAACCCCACCCAATCACAGACGAAGACCTCATGAAATTCCCCTTTTGCAAGTCTGTGGAACGCTGAAAACAAGTATAAGCAGCTTTCTGGGAGGAATGGCTCCGCTTGATGGTCCATTTATGTCAACTCCTTCGCCGAAGGAACTACTTCGTCATAAAAGGACCCATGCACGGGAAGGACTCCAATGGTTCGCAGGTCCCATAAAGATATAGATAATTCTCCAATGAAGGTAGCAAGTGTGTTGATGGAAGGACGCCAAAGCTCACAAAAGGCCTGAAGCACGTTGTCGTTATAATCGTACGTAAACAATGAAGCATATATGGCATCGTAGACCTTCAGATCTTCCAAAAAATTTTTGTGGCGGGGGAGAACATCTTCTACCCACTCCCAGTAGCCGGGTGTGTAGAGAACGTTGCCAAAGCCAGAAGGGGAGACATTCCAAGTGTGGAAGCATCCATCACGATGAGAAAATTTAGACGGCGCGACTTCCCGATGAATTGTGGACCTCAAAATAGGGACCTTTATATTAGTGACCTCGCCCGAAAATTTGCCCATAACATATTTGGCCTCCCTTGTCCACCATTCTGTAAGATGAAGAGATGCGGCAGGCAGCTTTCTAACAAGAGGGAAGGAACCGATCACTGGAGGATGAACTGCCAAAGAGAGAACCTTATCGGACTGATTTTGCTCGTCGCTCGTGATTTCAAGATGAGGGTGCGGCTTATTATGGTCATGAAATTGCATCTTGATTGCCGGAAGTCAAGGTTGTATACGCTGCACGAAAGGAATCGAGGAAGAAGATTAAAATTCGTGAAGCATGTGCAAAACTGAAATAAAAAAATCAGATCCTGCAGCTAACTCTAAAAGAAATCATAGAAACCAGCACACGATGAATTGAAGTGTTAGTATTTGGTGTAAAAGTAGTCTCTGAAGTTTAATCTTCAAAGGATCAAGAAGTGCTT
This sequence is a window from Nicotiana sylvestris chromosome 3, ASM39365v2, whole genome shotgun sequence. Protein-coding genes within it:
- the LOC104247159 gene encoding uncharacterized protein, whose product is MTAKSSHKSPNGSKDHGMGGASSVELIPPRKPYSSSPVHRKFIQPAVMSEGAAATTEVMHPKSFRPSLWPLQPGASSKELHETICRAKSTFVSVMWRGLCEWIKEFSVDSTDSFMKLEESISLTLTEIQRENIIDISTLEDPVEAFFKTYTEYDALRSSKMSKELHQDSLSNAQQRLDDVKLEYGKANESAERLQVALASVETQLAALTSKKNKITVLLNKQ